The following nucleotide sequence is from Rhizoctonia solani chromosome 15, complete sequence.
AGCTCATACAAAGGATCCGTCTGACCCCAGTTGAGAGCAACTCAATATTTGATATTCGATTGCCCGTATTGGAGACAGTGGATTAATATCGGGCCCTAATTACCTACTTACTAAATATCAAGTTTGTCTGATCTTACGGCCAGACTCGGAGGGTCGCCTGTACTCTCACAGAATACCGAAAACAATGGCCCAGTATTAATCTGGAGTCGGATGGCTAACTATCAATTGTTCTCATTTCGCAGGCAGTTGGCCATCGTATCCTTACAACGCTATGTTTCGGTGATCATGGATGATACAAACACTTCACGGCATTCAATCGATGCGGGAAGGTACGACCATAACTCACATAGCATTTTGGACTAATCCCGCTTCCCGTAGAGTTGATAGGCTCGGCCGGTCAAATTCGCCTAGCAATACCCATCTCTATCGTCAACGTCACTGGAAGTCATGGATGAAGTCATCTCAGATACATAGCAGTCATAGTGCGCAGGTACGGCCTGCTGCGGTACTTGATACAAAGACCGATCACATGGGTGGGTAAgaatccatatacatatgaATGTGATCCGGTCATACGGAAGGTTTGGATCGCTACACTCGAATATACCCACCCTGCTTAGTCACAGATGAATGGAGAAAGAACCCTAACGTAAACAGCACTCACTTGACCCTTCCTCATCATGACTGCTCATTGGTGCATAGTTGAATCTTGTGTATGTATGCCTATTAGAAAATTGACCAAGACAGACCCTTATCTGCCTTTTCGATTTCAAATCGCTTGTGTGCCCTCGCACAACTTACAAATAATTTGGTGAACAAATGGATcgcatatagccataacCAGAAATAGGAACAATTGAAGATCAAGAGTATGTATTACCCTTTTCAGCTTTGTTCGATGATGGTAACAACACGAGCAATGTGCCAGATGTTCGAGAATACCAACAAAGGTACCAGCAAGCGAGCTTTATTGTGAAAAAGAAGCGCCCAGGTATTGGCTATAGGTATCGTAAATAGTGGAAAGGAACCACTTGACGGtgagtggtggaagtgggtGAGCGAGTCATCTGAAATTTGTACTAGATTATAGTGGTTCCTTAGTGCTTAGTTAGCATCGGCTCACGGCGGATGTTGATACTGACGTTTGATTGTTAACCACGAGAAATTGCATTTATAAATAGAAATACAACGTTAAAGTCACTGAAGAAATAAAGAGCGAAATCGTGAGAAAATCGAAGTGAAACATAAGATAGCCTGTATAGTCCCTTTGTCCCAAACTGAAAAATATGCATTCGTTAGTGATATCGGTGAATTACTTGTGCTCCGCAGGCTTTGGCTCTGCCAAATCGCCAGACCTATTCAAGCTATGCAAGTCTAGAGTATCTCGAGATTGCAGTTGTGATTCTACGTCGTTCTTGGTGACACGGTCCAAAGAGTGGCTCGGGTAGCGTGTGGTGTCCATGGTAGGACGAGCGGACGGGAATGACACATTATGTGGGGCAGTGGATGGATTAGACGCAAGACGGTTGGTCCTGTGGCGCTTGATTAGCCGGTGCCCACAATCAAAATTCATTCCTAGGACTACTTACCAGCCAGAATATCCTGAACCAGCCTGTTTCTTGACACCAAACCGTCCAGCAATGGACCAATACCATCTACGATACTCTGCGGTGGCTTCACCCGCAATTCCGAAATACAGGAAAAATACGATTGCCAGAATGGGGGCAGAATATCGAGTGAATTGGAGTATGACCATGAATGGTGGGTTTAACTCGACGGATTCCCAGGCCTCGAACGTGATGTTCCCAAAGCCTTGATGCGTATCCGCCCAGCTTATCCAGGGGTTTTGTGGCGTCATGATAAAGCTGATGAGGACATAGAGGCTGAGAGGGAGAGAAAGCACCATTTCGGTTGCCGCAAGCGCCATGAGCCGTAAATACTGAGACGTATTGAGGCCAGATCGTGTAGTCGAGAGCATGTTGGAGAATTGGCGGCGTCGATTGACCAATTCACGGATGGTGAAAAAGGAGTAGAACAAGCCTACGCAGTGGATAAGAACAGGCCACATGAAAACCATTGGGATAGCAAGGAGAGTCGTGTAGGTGGCTGCAATAATGCAATCAGGTTccgatcgaaaaacaaaccAATTGACGGTAACATACTGGGGTAACAGCCAACGTCTTCAATGATATCATAGCGATGACCTTGAACTACAGTATCTATCGTGAAGAGTGAGCAATGGCTAAAATTGTTCCATACAGCTACCCACGTAATATCATGACAAGCACAGGAAGGCCCAGCCCGATTCCAAGGTCGAACATAGCCGTGCGGCGTTTCTACAAATTAAAGTCAGAAAAGGCAAGACAAGAATATGTGAAGCGAACAAACAGAGTTGCTATCGCCGTGAGCATATTTTGGGTGCGTGATTTGATAGAGTTTACGgttgatgcacagtgatgcAGCGCTCAACCCGACGCTAACCCCAATCAGAATTTTGGCCGCTACAAGCACAAGCATTAGTCAGCACAGTAAGCGCCACTCCTCAGACGCCACACTCACAGATATCGCACCAAACCGGAGCTGGGTCAGAAAGGTTTCCAGCCCAAACGAGTGAGTTGACGAAGAAAACGAGGGTTGAAATGAACGACCAGCCAATAAAGAGGAGAGTACCGATATTACGAGCCCGCACATGCGTTGGCAAAACCAGCAAAAGTAACACGAGCGCCAGCGCACAAA
It contains:
- a CDS encoding STE3-type pheromone receptor, producing the protein MPKHHELEPTMRDPVFPTICALALVLLLLVLPTHVRARNIGTLLFIGWSFISTLVFFVNSLVWAGNLSDPAPVWCDISAKILIGVSVGLSAASLCINRKLYQITHPKYAHGDSNSKRRTAMFDLGIGLGLPVLVMILHTVVQGHRYDIIEDVGCYPTTYTTLLAIPMVFMWPVLIHCVGLFYSFFTIRELVNRRRQFSNMLSTTRSGLNTSQYLRLMALAATEMVLSLPLSLYVLISFIMTPQNPWISWADTHQGFGNITFEAWESVELNPPFMVILQFTRYSAPILAIVFFLYFGIAGEATAEYRRWYWSIAGRFGVKKQAGSGYSGWTNRLASNPSTAPHNVSFPSARPTMDTTRYPSHSLDRVTKNDVESQLQSRDTLDLHSLNRSGDLAEPKPAEHK